DNA sequence from the Streptomyces canus genome:
CGGTACGGCGTTCAGGCATGGGCTCAAGACTACTTCGTCCCACTGACACCCCACGTCGACGGGGTTGGCCGATCTTGGCCAACCCCGTGACGGCAAAGCGAACGGATCCCTATCCGACCTGCGGGTCGCCCTTCGTGTACGTCAGGCGCTCCACGGCCCCGGGCTGCCAGTCGTCGTCGATCTTCTTGCCGTTCACGTACAGCTGGATCGCCCCGGCGTCACCGAGGACGAGGTTGATCTTGTCGCTGTCCTGGAAGGTCTTGGTGTCGCCCTGCTCGAGCAGTCCGTCGAAGAGGGTCCGGCCGTTGTGGTCCTTGGCGAGGATCCAGCTCTTTCCGTCAGCGGCGCCGACCTGAACGGTCACCTTGTCCTGGGGTGCCGCCGCGATGGCGCTGTCGGTCGGCGTGGGCGTCGGCTTCGGGTCCTTGGTGGTCTTGTCGGACTTGGGCGTCGGAGACTTGCTGGTGGCGGGCGTGGTGCCGTCGGCGACCTGGGTCGCCCCGCCGCCGTCGCCGCCCTTGAAGGCGGTGAACCCGACGAAGCCGACCACAGCGACGATTGCGGCGACCATGGCCGCGGTCCAGTTGGGCCCGCGGCGCTCGGGTCGGATGCGTTCCGCCTCGAACAGCGGAGCGGCCGGGGTCGGGGCCGGACGCCCGCCGCCGTGATCGGCGGCGAACTGGTCCAGCAGGGGGGCCGGATCCAGGTGGACGGCCTTGGCCAGGGTCCGGATGTGGCCCCGGGCGTACACATCACCCCCACAGGGAGCGAAATCGTCCGCCTCGATGGCATGCACGATGGCGATGCGGACCCTGGTGGCGTTGCTGACGTCGTCGACGGTCAACCCAGCCGCGATCCGCGCCTGTTTCAGGGCGTGGCCGACGGAGAGGCGGTCTTCCTGTCGGTCGTCTTCGAACGGACGCTCGTCTTCAGGGGAGTTGCCGATGGACACGGGGGCGCCTTTCGAGCGTTTAAGCCACCTGTGCTGGAGGTTCAGTCTAGGGGGGGTGCGAAAGGGTGGGGCAACCGGGCGGTGGGACTTTGTACGCCATCGGAATGGCCGGGCACACCGATGGTGGAGCAGCAGCTTTTCGCTTCCCTCAACTTGACGTACGCCGAAGGGAAACGGTTGCTCAATGATCCCTTACGGGTGAGTCACGATCGAACATCGGTGGCCGCACCCGCTCCGGGACTCCCTTTAAGCCTCCCCGCGGATCACCGCGAGCACTCCGTCCAACTCGTCAGCCTTCACAAGAACGTCACGAGCCTTGGATCCCTCGCTCGGCCCGACGATGCCCCGGGACTCCATGAGGTCCATCAGACGCCCCGCTTTCGCGAACCCGACCCGCAGCTTGCGCTGGAGCATGGACGTCGACCCGAACTGTGTGGAGACGACCAGCTCGGCCGCCTGGCACAGCAGGTCGAGGTCGTCGCCGATCTCCTCGTCGATCTCCTTCTTCTGCTTGGTGCCCACGACGACGTCGTCCCGGAAGACCGGCGCCATCTGGTCCTTGCAGTGCTGGACGATCGCCGCGACCTCGTCCTCGGTCACGAAGGCGCCCTGCATACGGGTGGGCTTGTTGGCCCCCATCGGCAGGAAGAGCCCGTCGCCCTTGCCGATCAGCTTCTCGGCGCCGGGCTGGTCGAGGATGACCCGGGAGTCGGCGAGCGAGGAGGTGGCGAAGGCGAGCCGTGAGGGCACGTTCGCCTTGATCAGACCGGTGACGACGTCCACCGACGGCCGCTGCGTGGCGAGCACCAGGTGGATGCCGGCCGCGCGTGCGAGCTGCGTGATCCGCACGATCGCGTCCTCGACGTCCCGCGGTGCGACCATCATGAGGTCGGCGAGCTCGTCGACGATGACCAGCAGGTACGGGTAGGGCTGGAGCTCACGCTCGCTGCCCTCGGGCAGCTTGACCTTGCCGTTCCTGATGGCTTCGTTGAAATCGTCGATGTGCCGGAAGCCGTACGCCGCCAGGTCGTCGTACCGAAGGTCCATCTCCCGTACGACCCACTGGAGCGCCTCGGCGGCCCGCTTCGGGTTGGTGATGATCGGCGTGATCAGGTGCGGGATGCCCTCGTAGGCCGTCAGCTCCACACGTTTGGGGTCGACGAGGACCATGCGCACGTCCTCGGGGGTCGCGCGGACCATGATGGAAGTGATCAAGCAGTTAATGCACGACGACTTACCGGAACCGGTGGCTCCGGCAACCAGCACGTGCGGCATCTTCGCGAGGTTGGCCATCACATAGCCGCCCTCGACGTCCTTGCCGAGCGCGACGAGCATGGGGTGCTCGTCCTCGGCGGCCGCCGCGAGCCGCAGCACGTCGCCGAGGTTGACCATCTCGCGGTCGGTGTTCGGGATCTCGATGCCGACCGCCGACTTGCCGGGAATCGGGCTGATGATCCGCACATCCGGGCTGGCGACGGCGTACGCGATGTTCTTGGCCAGCGCGGTGATCCGCTCGACCTTCACGGCGGGGCCGAGCTCGACCTCGTAGCGCGTGACCGTCGGCCCGCGCGTGAAACCGGTGACGGCGGCGTCGACCTTGAACTCCGTGAAGACGGTCGTCAGCGAGGCGACTATGGCGTCGTTGGCCGCGCTGCGCGCCTTGCCGGGGCCGCCGCGCTCCAGGAGGTCGAGTGAGGGCAGCGCGTAGGTGATGTCGCCGGACAGATGGAGCTGCTCCGCGCGCGGGGGCAGTTCGCCGGAGGCCTCGGGAGCGGGCTTGGTGAGGTCGGCGACCTCGACCTTGAGCTTCTCCTGCTTCGGCCGCGCGTCCTGCTTGGGCCGCGCGGCCGGGACGGGGGTGGGTACCGGTGTCGTCTCCACCCGGTCGCCCACGCTGACGCCCTGGGTGAGGTCGGCTACCAGCGCCGAGGGCGGCAGGCCGTGCATGACGACGCCGTCCAGATCCGCGGCCGCGGCCGCAGCGATGTCCACGGCGTCCATCCGCCGGTCCATCGCGGGCTGCGGCACCGCGGAGCGCCTGGGCCGTCCACGGCGCTGCGAGAGGGCCTCCTGCTCCGCTCCGTCGGGGTCGTACGACTCGGGCGCGGGACCTCGCCTGCGACCGCGTGCGGGCAGCGCCTCGCGCCACTGCTCGTCGTAGCGCTCGTCGTCCTCGCCGAGCTCGTCCTCCGCCGGGTCGGGCAGGATCCCGAGCCGCACACCGAGCTCCCGCAGCCGCCGCGGGATGGCGTTGACCGGCGTGGCGGTGACGACGAGCAGCCCGAAGACCGTCAGCAGGACGAGCAGCGGTACGGCGAGGACCTCGCCCATGGTGTACGTCAGCGGGGTCGCCGCTCCCCAGCCGATGAGGCCGCCCGCGTCCCTTATCGCCTGCATGCCGTCGCTGCGGGCGGGCGCGCCGCAGGCGATGTGGACCTGCCCGAGCACGCCGATGACGAGCGCCGACAGGCCGATCACGATGCGGCCGTTGGCCTCGGGCTTCTCGGGGTGCCGGATGAACCGCACGGCGATGACCGCGAGCAGTATCGGCACGAGCAGGTCGAGCCGGCCGAAGGCGCCGGTCACGATGATCTCGACGAGGTCGCCCACCGGGCCACGCAGGTTCGACCAGGTACCGGCGGCGACGATCAGGCCGAGGCCGAGCAGCAGAAGCGCCACGCCGTCCTTCCGGTGCGCGGGGTCGAGGTTCTTCGCGCCCTGCCCTATCCCGCGGAACACCGCGCCCACGGCATGGGCCAGGCCGAGCCAGACGGCCCGGACGAGACGGTAGACGCCCCCGGTCGGGCTGGGCGCCGGCTTCGGCGGCGCGGCCTTCTTCACCGCGGCCTTCTTGGCGGGCGCCTTTTTTGCCGGTGCTTTCTTCGCCGCAGCCTTCCTCGCCGGACCCTGCGCGGGAGCGGCAGCCTTCTTGGCGGGCTGCTTCTTGGCTGCGGAGGGACGTGAGGCCATAGGTGCGAGGTTACCGGTGGAGACGACCGCGGACACGTGTGCCCACTGCTTCACCCGTTCGTGTCGCTCGTGGAGAGGTGTCGAACTGACGCGGGCTCAAGAGGTCCTTCTACGAGCGTCAGTTCTGCGAAGGCACCGACGGCGAACTCCCGGTGCCGGGCTCCAGCGCGTCCAGCGCCCGCCGCAACCCCGTGAGTTTGCGTTCGAGATGGGCAGCGGTGGCCACCGCTGCCGCGTCCGCGGACTCGTCGTCCAGTTGCTTGGAGAGCGCCTCGGCCTGCTCCTCGACCGCGGCCAGACGCGCGGACAGCTCGGCGAGCAGACCCGCCGGCTCCTTCGCGTCCCCAACCGCCGCCTTGCCTCCGCCGCCCTCCAACTGGAGCCGCAGCAGCGCCGCCTGCTCCCGCAGCTGGCAGTTCTTCATATAGAGCTCGACGAAGACCGAGACCTTCGCACGCAGCACCCACGGGTCGAACGGCTTGGAGATGTAGTCCACCGCCCCGGCGGCATACCCCCGGAACGTGTGGTGCGGGCCGTGGTTGATCGCGGTGAGGAAGATGATCGGGATGTCCCGGGTCCGCTCCCGCCGTTTGATGTGCGCCGCGGTCTCGAAACCGTCCATGCCCGGCATCTGGACGTCCAGCAGAATCACCGCGAAGTCGTCCGTGAGCAGTGCCTTGAGTGCTTCCTCCCCGGACGATGCCCGCACCAGTGTCTGATCGAGCGCGGAGAGGATGGCCTCCAGCGCGAGCAGATTCTCCGGCCGGTCATCGACCAGGAGGATCTTGGCCTTCTGCACCATGGCCCGCCCTCCTCGCCCCGGATGTGCACCGGGCGCCGCCGCTGGGGACGACTCCCTTTCGCCGCCCGTCCTTGTGCCGGTCATCGTAGCCGCACCCTGTCTGTCGCCACACCCTGTCACCGTGATGTCACTGTGCACGTAGCAGAAACGTAGCGGGAGACCAGAAGGTTCCCCGAATCCCGTACTTCTACACGGCGTCGGGCACACTCAGTCAGCAACTCCGCGTGAACTCCGCTGATTCCCATCACTCCCCCCGCATCCACTGCTCCATCACCGACAGCAGATGATCGGGATCGACCGGCTTGGTCACGTAATCGGAGGCGCCCGACTCGATCGCCTTCTCGCGGTCGCCCTTCATCGCCTTGGCGGTCAACGCGATGATCGGGAGCCCGGCGAACTGCGGCATCCTGCGGATCGCATTGGTCGTCGCGTACCCGTCCATCTCGGGCATCATGATGTCCATCAGGACGACCGCCACATCCTCGTGCTGCTCCAGCACCTCGATACCCTCACGGCCGTTCTCCGCGTAGAGCACGGACAGTCCGTGCTGCTCGAGGACGCTGGTGAGCGCGAAGACGTTACGGATGTCGTCGTCGACGATCAGCACCTTCTCCCCGCCGAACCGGATGCCCCGGCGTGGCTGCGGCGCGGCCTGGTGCTCCACGGCCGACCACTGGTCCGGCTGTCCGATCCGCTGTTCGAGGGCGGGCGCGGTCCTGCGACGGCGCCGGAAGAGCGCCGCGGCGCCGTTCTGTGTCTCCTGGTACGACTTCACCTCGGCCGGCGTCTCGACCTCGGCCCCGGTCCGCCCGTGCTCCGACGTGGACGCGACCAGATCGCCGGCCTCCAGGGCGGGCATGGACTGCTGGTAGCCCTGCGGCGGCAGTTCGCTGGGGTGCAGCGGCAAATACAGCGTGAACGTCGATCCGCGACCGGGCTCGCTCTGCGCGTGGATCTCGCCGCCGAGCAGTTGCGCGATCTCTCGTGAGATCGACAGCCCGAGGCCGGTGCCGCCGTACTTGCGGCTGGTCGTACCGTCAGCCTGCTTGAAGGCCTCGAAGATCACCCGCATCTTGCTGGCCGCGATGCCGATCCCGGTGTCGGTCACCGAGAACGCGATCAGGTCGG
Encoded proteins:
- a CDS encoding helix-turn-helix domain-containing protein encodes the protein MSIGNSPEDERPFEDDRQEDRLSVGHALKQARIAAGLTVDDVSNATRVRIAIVHAIEADDFAPCGGDVYARGHIRTLAKAVHLDPAPLLDQFAADHGGGRPAPTPAAPLFEAERIRPERRGPNWTAAMVAAIVAVVGFVGFTAFKGGDGGGATQVADGTTPATSKSPTPKSDKTTKDPKPTPTPTDSAIAAAPQDKVTVQVGAADGKSWILAKDHNGRTLFDGLLEQGDTKTFQDSDKINLVLGDAGAIQLYVNGKKIDDDWQPGAVERLTYTKGDPQVG
- a CDS encoding DNA translocase FtsK, which codes for MASRPSAAKKQPAKKAAAPAQGPARKAAAKKAPAKKAPAKKAAVKKAAPPKPAPSPTGGVYRLVRAVWLGLAHAVGAVFRGIGQGAKNLDPAHRKDGVALLLLGLGLIVAAGTWSNLRGPVGDLVEIIVTGAFGRLDLLVPILLAVIAVRFIRHPEKPEANGRIVIGLSALVIGVLGQVHIACGAPARSDGMQAIRDAGGLIGWGAATPLTYTMGEVLAVPLLVLLTVFGLLVVTATPVNAIPRRLRELGVRLGILPDPAEDELGEDDERYDEQWREALPARGRRRGPAPESYDPDGAEQEALSQRRGRPRRSAVPQPAMDRRMDAVDIAAAAAADLDGVVMHGLPPSALVADLTQGVSVGDRVETTPVPTPVPAARPKQDARPKQEKLKVEVADLTKPAPEASGELPPRAEQLHLSGDITYALPSLDLLERGGPGKARSAANDAIVASLTTVFTEFKVDAAVTGFTRGPTVTRYEVELGPAVKVERITALAKNIAYAVASPDVRIISPIPGKSAVGIEIPNTDREMVNLGDVLRLAAAAEDEHPMLVALGKDVEGGYVMANLAKMPHVLVAGATGSGKSSCINCLITSIMVRATPEDVRMVLVDPKRVELTAYEGIPHLITPIITNPKRAAEALQWVVREMDLRYDDLAAYGFRHIDDFNEAIRNGKVKLPEGSERELQPYPYLLVIVDELADLMMVAPRDVEDAIVRITQLARAAGIHLVLATQRPSVDVVTGLIKANVPSRLAFATSSLADSRVILDQPGAEKLIGKGDGLFLPMGANKPTRMQGAFVTEDEVAAIVQHCKDQMAPVFRDDVVVGTKQKKEIDEEIGDDLDLLCQAAELVVSTQFGSTSMLQRKLRVGFAKAGRLMDLMESRGIVGPSEGSKARDVLVKADELDGVLAVIRGEA
- a CDS encoding response regulator translates to MVQKAKILLVDDRPENLLALEAILSALDQTLVRASSGEEALKALLTDDFAVILLDVQMPGMDGFETAAHIKRRERTRDIPIIFLTAINHGPHHTFRGYAAGAVDYISKPFDPWVLRAKVSVFVELYMKNCQLREQAALLRLQLEGGGGKAAVGDAKEPAGLLAELSARLAAVEEQAEALSKQLDDESADAAAVATAAHLERKLTGLRRALDALEPGTGSSPSVPSQN